The window GTAGAAGCGGGAAATGTAATTCAGCATATAGCAAGTCAAACCAATTTACTTGCTATGAATGCAGCCATAGAGGCCGCTCATGCAGGGGAAGCCGGCAAAGGGTTTGCAGTCGTTGCCGATGAAATAAGAAAACTTTCGGAAGAATCGAGCACTCAAGGAAAGACAATAACCTCCGTTTTAAAAGATTTAAAATCGAAAATCGATAAGATTGCGGAATCTTCTGTCAGAGTAGAGCGGCTGTTTACGGAAAGTTTTGAATTAACCGAATCGGTCAGAATTCAGGAAGAAACGGTTATGAATGCAATGTATGAGCAAAGTTCGGGAAGCGATCAGCTTTTACAGGCTATGGAAAATATTACGGGCGTTACCGAAGCCGTAAGACTCGGTTCTCATGATATACTTTCAGGCAGTAACCATATTTCAAAGGAAATGCATAGTTTAACCGGCGTAACGGATAATATTACCTCGGGAATGGCGGCCGTAGTTTCAGGTGTAGAAAAAATAAACAAAGTTGCCTGCGAGGTGAGCGGAATAAGCCGAAAAAATGAGGAAAATATAGAAAATCTTGCGGAAGAGATGAGCCAATTTAAGGTTTAAACCGCTTGTACTTGTATAAAAGACTGCTTTGCCGATTTTTAAAATTTTTTATCAAATGGGTGAAACTCTTTAAAACCTTTTTATCCCTGCTTATAAAAGCGGGGATTTTTATTTTCGGATTAAAACCGATAGCGGTGGTTATTCTTCGGCATACAATAAGACCTCATTTCTTAATACGGAATTTTAATTAAACCCGAGCCTTTCTTTAAAATTAGTTTTTCCGTATCCGTCGATATAATTAAAAATGCAGTATAAAATTAAAATATTTAATATTGTATCAGTAAATTTTATATTTTTTTAAATATTTTTAATAAAAATATTCAAGTTTTTAATTAAATATACTTGACAAAACAGTCGTCCTTTATTATTATATATTTGGATATCGAATAATTGATGTATGGAGGTTGTTAAGAAGTTATGGCGGAAGTTATGGGCAAGTGTCCCGTATGCGGAGGGGAATTTACGGTTTCAAAACTGCATTGTAAATCGTGTAATTCAAGCCTTGTCGGAGAATTTGAACTGTGCGAGTTTTGTAAGCTGACAAAAGAACAAAAATATTTTGTAAAAATGTTTTTAAAAAACCGCGGAAATATCCGCGATATGGAAAAGGAACTCGGCATTTCTTATCCTACCGTGCGGAACAAAATTGAAGAAATAAATTGCGCTCTCGGAATATCCGATTCAAACGGAACGGAATTTGATATAGGCAGTATTTTAAAGAAAATAAAATCCGGAGAGATGAAGGTTGAGAAGGCTCTTTCCGTTTTGCGCGGAGAGGATAGCGAAGAATAAATGTTAGGGTAAGCAGGTATGATAAACACTCAGGAAGGCATCTCTTTCCGCCTGTTATCTTTACTTTCTTACCGTGCGGAATATAGTAGATTGTAAGCTGTATGTTTGAAAGCATATAATTTAAAAAATAATTTAACGGGAGAAAATTATGGAAAATGAAAAACTTGAAATTTTAAATATGGTTAAAGACGGAATTATAACGCCTGAAGAAGCTTTAAAACTTTTGGAGGCAATCCGGGAGGATAACGTAAAATTCGTTTTTGCGGATAAAGAAGAAAAACAAAAGGCTGCTTCTTTTTCGGTAAAAATAGATTCAAATGTAAAAAATAATTTATCCGATAAAAATAGCGATTTTGAAGATAAATTGAGCGGCAATAAAACAAATAAAGATAAAACGGCGAATATTAAAATTATGAAAGATGGTGTCTTAACGACAAATATTGATGTAGGGGAAACTTCATTTTCGCTTAGCGGAAAAGAAGAGAAAAATACGCAAAACGTAATTTTAGGAGAAATAATTTTTCCCGATAAAGACGGTAATTTTAAAAAGGTGAAATTTTAAGCTTATACCCCGAGTTTTAAGCGGTTTTATATGACCGTTGACATATAAAAATTTATATGTTATAAAAACTTTATGAAAACCGTTTATTTGCTCAGGCATAGTTATACTATCGAAAATACCGGTATTTTACAACCTTATGCCTCACGTAGCTCGGTAAATATGCAGCTTGAAAATGAAAAATTGGTTTTAAGCTCTGAAGGAGAAGAGGCTGCAAAAAAACTCAGTATGAGCAACACCTTCGGAAAACTTGATGCGGTTTACTCAAGCCATTATATACGTGCCGTTTCTACGGCAAAATATTTTGCGGAAAAATTTAACCTTAAAATAAATATCGATGAGCGGTTCGGCGAGCGTAAACTTGGAACCGATGAATTATCCGGTTTATGGGAAAAGCAGTTTTTTAATCCCTTTGTTAAAAATGCTGAAGGTGAATCCCGTTACGAAGTTACGGCAAGATTTAATTGTGCAATAAATGATTTATTAAAAACGAAAGAAAAAAACATTCTGGTAGTAAGTCATGGAGTTGCCATTACTTTTTTTATTATGCAATTTTGTAAGCTCATATCCGTATGTAAGAGCGATAAAAGCAGGCATTTAAGTTTCCGAAATAAAGAGTTAATTAACGCTCCGTTTAAAAACCTTCAAGCTTTTAAACTGATATATCGGTTATAATTTAAATTTGATTATTCGTTTTCTTCTTCCGAAGCGGCGCCGTCATCTGAAGTTTTTTGTTCAGGCTGTTCTTTCGGCGGGGACGGCTTTTTTAAGCGTCTTATACGGATTGTTTTCTGTCTTTTATTATAATTTGCCACATAAAAAAACAGCTGTAAAAATAAGGTAACGGCTATAGCAATTCCTATGACGTAAGGAGAAATTAAAATTCTTTTTAGTACGTAGAAAAAGTCTGCGGCACTCATATATTGATTTATCGGTAAAAAATGAAAGAAATTTGAATAAAATGCAAAAAAAACTTGACTTTTAACTGAAAGAGGGTTAAAATGAGGTTATGGAATTTAAAGATGCATTAAAACCCGATTCTGTGGATTTAAAGGACGTAATTACAACCGAAACGGTAAATCTGCACTTAAAGGGAACAACAAAAGAATCTATTATTGATGAGTTACTTGATACGCTTGTAAAAGCCGGTAAGGTAAAAGATAAGGCTGCAACAAAGGCCTGTGTTTTGGATAGGGAACGTAAGATGTCTACGGGAATGAAGCACGGCATTGCCATTCCGCATGGAAAGACCGATTCCGTATCCGATTTGGTTGCGTGTATAGGTATTGCGGATACGCCTGTAGATTTCGATTCTCTTGACCAGGAGCCTGCGCGTATTTTTATCATGACGCTTTCGCCTCTCGATAAAACGGGTCCGCATTTACAATTTCTTGCGCAAATAAGCCTTTTATTTAAAAGTGCCGAAAAGCGTGAACAGCTGTTGCGGGCTTCTACGCCTCAAGCCGTTATTAAGCTTTTGGTCGAAAACGAAGAATAAAATATCATAGCGGTTAAGCCGGTTTGCAGTTATCCGCAGCTTAATGACCGATTGACAAATTTCTCATTTTAGACCATATTTATATTTATGGCAAAGAAAGAAATAAGTTTTTTTCAAAAGATATTGAATTTATTTGCTCCTTCGGACAGTCCCGAAAATATTAAAAAGCGGAAGTTAAAGGCTATTGCTAAAAATATAAGTAAGACAAAGTACGGTAAATGGTATAAGCCCAACTCGCAGGAGGTTTTACCTTATGCGGCTCAATTTTTTCATTCCGTTTACAAAGTAGTGGGACAAGCCCGCCCTCTGCTTGCAGGAGCGGTTTCTTCAAAGGTTTTGAAGAATATTGCGGTTGAAAATTCTCTTTCGGCTAAACAGAAGAAATTATTGGAAGGTTTTTCCGAAGAAGCTATTTCAAAACGTGCCGCACAGGGCGGCAGTGC is drawn from Treponema pedis and contains these coding sequences:
- a CDS encoding SHOCT-like domain-containing protein; this encodes MENEKLEILNMVKDGIITPEEALKLLEAIREDNVKFVFADKEEKQKAASFSVKIDSNVKNNLSDKNSDFEDKLSGNKTNKDKTANIKIMKDGVLTTNIDVGETSFSLSGKEEKNTQNVILGEIIFPDKDGNFKKVKF
- a CDS encoding PTS sugar transporter subunit IIA, coding for MEFKDALKPDSVDLKDVITTETVNLHLKGTTKESIIDELLDTLVKAGKVKDKAATKACVLDRERKMSTGMKHGIAIPHGKTDSVSDLVACIGIADTPVDFDSLDQEPARIFIMTLSPLDKTGPHLQFLAQISLLFKSAEKREQLLRASTPQAVIKLLVENEE
- a CDS encoding histidine phosphatase family protein — protein: MKTVYLLRHSYTIENTGILQPYASRSSVNMQLENEKLVLSSEGEEAAKKLSMSNTFGKLDAVYSSHYIRAVSTAKYFAEKFNLKINIDERFGERKLGTDELSGLWEKQFFNPFVKNAEGESRYEVTARFNCAINDLLKTKEKNILVVSHGVAITFFIMQFCKLISVCKSDKSRHLSFRNKELINAPFKNLQAFKLIYRL
- a CDS encoding DUF2089 domain-containing protein gives rise to the protein MAEVMGKCPVCGGEFTVSKLHCKSCNSSLVGEFELCEFCKLTKEQKYFVKMFLKNRGNIRDMEKELGISYPTVRNKIEEINCALGISDSNGTEFDIGSILKKIKSGEMKVEKALSVLRGEDSEE